A single Desulfatibacillum aliphaticivorans DSM 15576 DNA region contains:
- a CDS encoding lipid-A-disaccharide synthase N-terminal domain-containing protein, giving the protein MDGAMQYVSILAVSSAESVRFWLTVGFLGQALFGSRFLLQWIVSEIKKESTVPIAFWFLSLAGGVFLLAYAIHKKDPVFIVGQAGGLIIYFRNLTLIFKKRAKGETG; this is encoded by the coding sequence ATGGACGGCGCTATGCAATACGTCTCGATACTGGCTGTTTCCTCCGCCGAATCCGTGCGGTTTTGGCTGACGGTCGGCTTTCTGGGCCAGGCCTTGTTCGGAAGCCGGTTTCTGCTTCAATGGATTGTGAGTGAAATCAAAAAGGAAAGCACGGTTCCCATTGCGTTTTGGTTTTTGAGCCTGGCCGGAGGCGTGTTTCTGCTTGCCTATGCGATTCACAAAAAGGATCCGGTGTTTATTGTGGGCCAGGCCGGCGGCTTGATTATCTATTTTCGCAACCTGACTCTTATTTTTAAAAAACGCGCCAAAGGCGAGACGGGATGA
- a CDS encoding glycosyltransferase family 2 protein codes for MQKIKLLSIVSPAFNEGAALARLIPEMESVIPVLEKRCGKVEWIVADDGSTDNTANILKSAPDFVRRLPLEHKGMSAALYAGVMAARGEVIAAMDADCQNDPADLPAMVSLLESTGADMVCGIRNHRKDTLFKRLSSQVSNRVRRAVLKDSIQDAGCTLRVFRADVRRLCFWPIHGGHRFVGPFAQLQGLHVVQVNVHHRERVGGRSRFGILDRAPAVVMDLAGAKWLMSRTLTPEESGEGGKGEGAHE; via the coding sequence TTGCAAAAAATCAAGCTGTTGTCCATAGTCTCTCCCGCATTCAACGAGGGCGCCGCTCTGGCTCGTCTGATTCCGGAAATGGAGTCCGTCATTCCGGTTCTTGAAAAGCGGTGCGGCAAGGTGGAATGGATCGTGGCGGACGACGGCAGCACGGATAACACGGCGAATATCCTAAAATCCGCCCCGGATTTTGTGCGGCGTTTGCCCCTGGAGCATAAAGGAATGAGCGCAGCTCTTTACGCGGGCGTCATGGCTGCGCGAGGAGAGGTGATCGCCGCCATGGACGCGGACTGTCAGAACGATCCCGCCGACTTGCCCGCCATGGTCAGCCTGCTGGAGTCCACCGGGGCGGACATGGTTTGCGGAATTCGAAACCACCGGAAAGATACCCTGTTCAAACGCTTGTCATCCCAAGTATCCAATCGCGTGCGGCGTGCGGTTTTAAAGGATTCCATCCAGGATGCCGGCTGCACGCTCCGAGTATTCCGGGCGGACGTCCGCCGCCTGTGCTTTTGGCCTATTCACGGCGGACACCGTTTTGTGGGGCCTTTCGCCCAGCTTCAGGGGTTGCACGTGGTTCAGGTGAACGTGCATCACAGGGAGCGGGTAGGGGGGCGCAGCCGCTTCGGCATTCTGGACCGGGCGCCCGCTGTGGTCATGGATCTCGCCGGCGCAAAATGGCTTATGTCCCGAACTCTAACTCCTGAAGAGTCCGGCGAGGGCGGGAAAGGGGAGGGCGCCCATGAATGA